Proteins encoded together in one Plectropomus leopardus isolate mb chromosome 19, YSFRI_Pleo_2.0, whole genome shotgun sequence window:
- the slc35g1 gene encoding solute carrier family 35 member G1 isoform X2 — protein MGDCNHCTHERPLSVEDGVTVVFHKVDGHGTNSGDDDHDDSGDDERTTEMIHLQSNCHVLCEYDGDAAEEEARGSEQKTLCSPAFCVRGRLASRDGSAHEDSEKPKKCSGLGLFYAFLSTVFFSIIALLVKTIQGVHAIEISAIRCFFQMLFTMPLLIYHKTGFLGPRDKRIYLVLRGFIGSNAMILLFYAVQQMPLADATVIMFSNPVFTSILAWIFLKERCTIWDCVFTVFTIAGVILIARPPFLFGEDRRGIEGNYANHIKGTIAAFAGAIGAAFTFVVLRKMGKSVHYYLSVWYYAVIGFIECIITVSVLGEWKIPFCGRDRWLLMLIAVLGIAGQTFLTKALQIEKAGPVALMRTIDVVLAFIFQFIFLNRAPTMWSLGGALCVVVSTSGVALRKWYTSSRKS, from the exons ATGGGCGACTGCAACCACTGCACACACGAACGGCCTTTGTCCGTAGAGGACGGCGTTACCGTCGTGTTTCACAAAGTTGACGGCCATGGCACAAACAGCGGCGACGACGACCACGACGACAGTGGCGATGATGAGCGGACAACGGAGATGATTCACCTGCAAAGTAACTGCCATGTGTTGTGTGAGTACGACGGGGATGCTGCCGAAGAAGAAGCGAGAGGAAGCGAGCAGAAAACGCTGTGCTCGCCGGCGTTTTGCGTCAGAGGCAGGCTCGCATCCAGAGACGGAAGCGCACATGAAG attcgGAGAAACCAAAGAAATGTTCAGGTCTTGGTTTGTTCTACGCTTTCctgtcaactgtttttttttccatcattgcCCTCTTGGTGAAAACCATCCAGGGAGTCCACGCCATAGAGATCAGCGCCATACGCTGCTTCTTCCAGATGCTCTTTACTATGCCGTTACTCATCTACCACAA GACAGGTTTCCTTGGTCCCAGAGATAAACGTATATATCTGGTGCTTCGGGGTTTCATTGGTTCCAATGCCATGATCCTGCTCTTCTATGCTGTTCAGCAGATGCCGCTAGCGGACGCCACAGTCATCATGTTCAG TAATCCAGTCTTTACCTCCATCCTTGCCTGGATCTTCCTGAAGGAGAGATGTACAATCTGggactgtgttttcactgtttttaccaTCGCTGGAGTCATCCTCATCGCCCGACCGCCGTTTCTCTTTGGCGAGGATCGACGTGGCATTGAGGGCAACTACGCTAACCACATCAAGGGGACTATTGCTGCCTTTGCAG GAGCTATTGGGGCTGCTTTCACATTTGTTGTCCTTCGCAAGATGGGGAAGAGCGTCCATTACTACCTCTCTGTCTGGTACTACGCTGTCATCGGTTTCATTGAGTGCATCATCACTGTATCCGTCCTTGGGGAGTGGAAAATCCCATTCTGTGGCCGCGATCGCTGGCTGCTGATGCTGATTGCTGTCCTGGGTATTGCCGGCCAGACCTTCCTCACAAAGGCCCTGCAGATTGAGAAGGCTGGACCTGTGGCCCTGATGAGGACTATCGACGTGGTGCTGGCGTTCATCTTCCAGTTTATTTTCCTTAACCGTGCACCGACCATGTGGAGCCTCGGAGGGGCGCTGTGCGTAGTGGTGAGCACCAGTGGGGTAGCACTTCGGAAGTGGTACACAAGCTCTCGTaagagctga
- the slc35g1 gene encoding solute carrier family 35 member G1 isoform X1, with translation MGDCNHCTHERPLSVEDGVTVVFHKVDGHGTNSGDDDHDDSGDDERTTEMIHLQSNCHVLCEYDGDAAEEEARGSEQKTLCSPAFCVRGRLASRDGSAHEDSEKPKKCSGLGLFYAFLSTVFFSIIALLVKTIQGVHAIEISAIRCFFQMLFTMPLLIYHNASNHPSIQSFIHPSSSYLCSFRTGFLGPRDKRIYLVLRGFIGSNAMILLFYAVQQMPLADATVIMFSNPVFTSILAWIFLKERCTIWDCVFTVFTIAGVILIARPPFLFGEDRRGIEGNYANHIKGTIAAFAGAIGAAFTFVVLRKMGKSVHYYLSVWYYAVIGFIECIITVSVLGEWKIPFCGRDRWLLMLIAVLGIAGQTFLTKALQIEKAGPVALMRTIDVVLAFIFQFIFLNRAPTMWSLGGALCVVVSTSGVALRKWYTSSRKS, from the exons ATGGGCGACTGCAACCACTGCACACACGAACGGCCTTTGTCCGTAGAGGACGGCGTTACCGTCGTGTTTCACAAAGTTGACGGCCATGGCACAAACAGCGGCGACGACGACCACGACGACAGTGGCGATGATGAGCGGACAACGGAGATGATTCACCTGCAAAGTAACTGCCATGTGTTGTGTGAGTACGACGGGGATGCTGCCGAAGAAGAAGCGAGAGGAAGCGAGCAGAAAACGCTGTGCTCGCCGGCGTTTTGCGTCAGAGGCAGGCTCGCATCCAGAGACGGAAGCGCACATGAAG attcgGAGAAACCAAAGAAATGTTCAGGTCTTGGTTTGTTCTACGCTTTCctgtcaactgtttttttttccatcattgcCCTCTTGGTGAAAACCATCCAGGGAGTCCACGCCATAGAGATCAGCGCCATACGCTGCTTCTTCCAGATGCTCTTTACTATGCCGTTACTCATCTACCACAA TGCGTCtaatcatccatccatccagtcattcattcatccatcatcCTCCTATCTCTGCTCCTTCAGGACAGGTTTCCTTGGTCCCAGAGATAAACGTATATATCTGGTGCTTCGGGGTTTCATTGGTTCCAATGCCATGATCCTGCTCTTCTATGCTGTTCAGCAGATGCCGCTAGCGGACGCCACAGTCATCATGTTCAG TAATCCAGTCTTTACCTCCATCCTTGCCTGGATCTTCCTGAAGGAGAGATGTACAATCTGggactgtgttttcactgtttttaccaTCGCTGGAGTCATCCTCATCGCCCGACCGCCGTTTCTCTTTGGCGAGGATCGACGTGGCATTGAGGGCAACTACGCTAACCACATCAAGGGGACTATTGCTGCCTTTGCAG GAGCTATTGGGGCTGCTTTCACATTTGTTGTCCTTCGCAAGATGGGGAAGAGCGTCCATTACTACCTCTCTGTCTGGTACTACGCTGTCATCGGTTTCATTGAGTGCATCATCACTGTATCCGTCCTTGGGGAGTGGAAAATCCCATTCTGTGGCCGCGATCGCTGGCTGCTGATGCTGATTGCTGTCCTGGGTATTGCCGGCCAGACCTTCCTCACAAAGGCCCTGCAGATTGAGAAGGCTGGACCTGTGGCCCTGATGAGGACTATCGACGTGGTGCTGGCGTTCATCTTCCAGTTTATTTTCCTTAACCGTGCACCGACCATGTGGAGCCTCGGAGGGGCGCTGTGCGTAGTGGTGAGCACCAGTGGGGTAGCACTTCGGAAGTGGTACACAAGCTCTCGTaagagctga
- the lgi1b gene encoding leucine-rich glioma-inactivated protein 1b: protein MGHPGRAVRGWKGWTLLVWVAAVSLVLTDGRRVRQPRCPVGCTCTKDNALCENVRSVPHTFPSDVVSLSFVKSGFNEITSGSFVHTPALQLLLFTANSFDLIDEDAFLGLPHLEYLFIENNKIASISPFAFRGLKALIHLSLAYNNLETLPKDVFKGMDALTKVDLRGNNLICDCKLKWLVEWMHHTNATLDQIYCSGPPMHQGKKINDLLPHSFDCITAEFAAYQSLKFESISVGAFTFDEDQYVVFAQPFAGTCSFLEWDHVEMTFRTYDTIESTSTVVCKPMVIDNHLFVIVAQLFGGSHIYKRDTSANKFIKIQDIDILKIRKPNDIETFMIDGESFFVIADSSKAGSTTVYKWNGNGFYSHQSLHPWFRDTDVEYLEISNKPHLILSSSSQRPVVYQWNRSQKQFDRRTDIPEMEDVFSVKHFRVKGELFICLTRFIGDSKVMRWDGAMFKEVQTFPSRGSMVFQPVSIGNWQYAILGSDYSLTQVYQWDTERGHFVPSQELNIQAPRAFSLVSIDDRVFLLASSFKGKTQIYEHLMIDLSN, encoded by the exons ATGGGACACCCGGGCAGAGCAGTGAGAGGATGGAAAGGATGGACGCTCCTGGTTTGGGTCGCCGCTGTCAGCTTGGTGTTAACAGACGGACGGAGAGTGAGACAACCCAGATGTCCCGTTGGATGCACCTGCACCAAAGACAATGCCCTGTGTGAGAATGTCCGATCCGTGCCTCACACTTTCCCATCCGACGTCGTTTCACT ATCTTTTGTCAAGTCTGGATTTAATGAAATCACAAGCGGAAGCTTTGTTCACACGCCTGCCCTGCAACTGCT ATTGTTCACAGCAAATTCATTTGACCTGATTGATGAGGATGCATTCCTGGGTTTACCACACCTTGAATATCT atttattgaaaataacaaaattgcATCGATATCCCCATTTGCTTTCCGGGGCCTGAAAGCACTGATACATCT GAGTCTGGCTTACAACAACCTTGAGACGCTGCCCAAAGATGTTTTCAAGGGCATGGACGCTTTGACCAAAGT GGATCTACGTGGGAACAACCTGATATGTGACTGCAAGCTCAAGTGGTTGGTGGAGTGGATGCACCACACTAACGCCACCCTGGACCAGATCTACTGCAGCGGTCCACCCATGCACCAGGGGAAGAAGATCAATGACCTGCTGCCACACTCTTTTGACTGTATCACAGCAG AGTTTGCTGCCTATCAGTCGCTGAAGTTTGAGTCCATTTCGGTGGGAGCTTTCACCTTTGATGAAGATCAGTATGTTGTGTTTGCCCAACCGTTTGCGGGGACGTGCAGCTTCCTGGAATGGGATCATGTTGAGATGACCTTTAGGACCTACGACACCATTGAAA GCACCTCCACTGTGGTCTGCAAGCCCATGGTGATTGACAACCACCTCTTTGTCATAGTGGCCCAGCTGTTCGGGGGCTCTCACATTTACAAACGCGACACCTCTGCCAACAAGTTTATCAAGATCCAGGACATTGACATCCTTAAGATTCGCAAACCTAACGACATCGAGACGTTCATGATTGATGGAGAGTCTTTCTTTGTCATCGCTGACAGCTCGAAG GCCGGCTCCACAACAGTGTACAAATGGAACGGCAATGGCTTCTACTCCCACCAGTCACTCCATCCCTGGTTCCGGGACACGGATGTAGAATATTTGGAGATCTCCAACAAACCCCACCTGATCTTGTCAAGCAGCTCCCAGAGGCCCGTCGTCTACCAGTGGAACAGGAGCCAGAAGCAGTTCGATCGCAGGACTGACATACCAGAGATGGAAGACgtgttttctgtcaaacacTTTCGGGTCAAAG GTGAGCTGTTTATATGCTTGACAAGATTCATCGGGGACTCCAAGGTGATGCGCTGGGACGGTGCCATGTTCAAGGAGGTCCAGACATTTCCTTCCCGCGGCTCCATGGTGTTTCAGCCTGTCTCCATCGGCAACTGGCAGTATGCCATCTTGGGCAGCGATTATTCACTGACGCAGGTCTACCAATGGGACACGGAGAGGGGCCACTTTGTCCCATCTCAGGAGCTGAATATCCAGGCGCCTCGAGCATTTTCTCTGGTTTCCATTGACGACCGGGTGTTCCTGCTCGCATCCAGCTTCAAGGGAAAAACTCAGATCTATGAGCACCTCATGATTGATCTGAGTAATTAA